A segment of the Chryseobacterium scophthalmum genome:
ATTGATGAATTAACGGTTTATGAAAATATAGAATTGCCTTTAATTTACAATGGAGTTTCTTCTTCAGAAAGAAAAAAACGAGTGGAAGAAATTATGGAGAAAATTAACATTGCGCACAGAGCAAAACATTATCCACAGCAACTTTCAGGAGGTCAGCAACAAAGAGCTGCCGTTGCGAGAGCTTTGGTTACAAAACCAAAACTGATTCTTGCCGATGAACCAACAGGAAATCTAGACAGTTCTAACGGAAATGAAGTGATGAATCTTTTAGCAGAACTTCACAGAGAAGGCTCTACAATTGCGATGGTAACGCATTCTTCTTACGACGCAGGTTATGCATCCAGAATCGTGAATATGAAAGACGGTGAGATTTTCTCTGAAGAACATTCTTCCCAAAGAAAAGATGTTTTCGAAAAAGCAGATGCTAAAAACTTCGCGTAAAAACTTTAGTTGATAGTTGTCGGGTGTTAGTTGATGGGAATTCTCAAAACTAACAACAATCAACTAACAACAATCAACCCAAAATCAACAATTATGCTACAAAACTGGCTCAAAATTGCCTTCATCAATTATAAAAAGAATTGGCTTTCCACAATAATCAATTTGTTTGGATTGACGATTGGTCTTACCGGATTTATGCTCATTCTAATGCATTGGAATGATGAAGAATCTTTCGAAAAATGGAATCCTAAGAAGGATGATATTTATTATTTTCAGACGTATTACAAAAAAGATAATATTTATGGGGGTGCTATTTCTATTCCCTTAGCTGAAAATGCATTGAAGCGAATCTCTGAAGTTCAGGATTATGTTTTGATGAGCGGTTCTGATATCGCTTATAAGATGACCACAAAAAACAAAACAGCTTATCAAGAAGGTGGGCTTGCTGCGTCGGAGAATTTTTTCAATCTGTTTCCATTCAAATTGGTGGCTGGAAGCTATAATGACGTTTTTAAAAATGATAACAATATTGCTATTTCTAATGTTGTGGCAAAAAATCTTTTTGGTAAAACTGAAGTTGCGGGCGAAACGATTAAAATTAATAAAACAGATTACATCGTTACAGCGGTTTATGAGTTACCGAAAGGAAACAGCCAGATAAAACCGGATTTTATTTTCAAACCTGCAGAACAGTTGAAAAATGATAAAGAATCTTGGGGTAATTTCAATTATGGAGGTTTTTTTCTGTTGAAAAAAGGAGCAGACCCGAGAAGTTTTGAGAAAAAATTTCTTGATATCATTATGCTGCGTGCGAAAATAAACTCTAAAGATGCAGGAATGACACCTCAGCAATTTATTGATACGTATGGACCAACTGATTCATTGCTTACACCGCTAGATAAAATAAAATTGCATGCAGAATCAACTTGGTTTGGGAACCCGGATTTCAAGTCATTAATGATCTTATTCACACTTTCGGTTCTGATTGTGATTTTATCAGCCATTAATTTTATCAATTTAAAAACAGCACAAGCTTCTCAAAGAGCCAAAGAAATAGGGGTAAGAAAAGCGATTGGAAGCACAAAATCTAGTTTGGTTCTTCAGTTCCTGATGGAAACTTTTTTAATCTGTTTTGCTTCGTATCTTCTGTCTTTGGCTTTAACAGAGCTTCTTTTGCCAAGTCTCAACAAGTTTTATAATAAAGAAATTGTGATGAGCGATTGGCGCATTTACTTCTATTCGTTTGCGATGGTGGCTTTAGTGACGATTGTTTCCGGGCTCATTCCGGCTTTATATTTATCTAATTTCAAAGCGATAGAAACCTTAAAAGGAAATTTTGCCAGAAGTAAAAATGGTGTTTGGCTGAGAAACGGAATTCTGACTCTGCAACTAATTATTTCTTCTTTTTTCATTATCGGTGGATTGATTGTTAATCAGCAGGTGAAACATATGATGGATAAAGATTTAGGCTTCAACGGGAAACAAATTTTTCAAATCAATTTTAATGAAGATAACAATGGAAAACCTTGGCTGAAATATGAAAGACTTAGAACCGAAATGGCAAAAATTCCTGGTGTAGAAAGTGTTTCATTTGCGGAAGCGCCTCCCGGAACCAGTAATCAGAGCAGTTCTAATATGGATTATTTGAATACGAGTATTCAGGCTCGTCACGGCTCTATGGATCATAATTATCTTCAGTTTATGGGTGTTAAATTGCTTAAAGGACGTTGGCTGGACCCAAAATTATCATCAGATACAATTAATAATGCCTTGGTAAATGAAGCTTTTCTTAGAAAATTTGGCTGGACAGATGAACAGGCAATGAAAAGAGAAGTCAGACCGGGGTTTGACAACAAAGCTTATCACATTGTAGGAATAACAAAAGATTTCAACGTCAGAAGTTTGAAGAGCGAAGTAGAACCCATGATATTTTTTCATTACAGAGAAACTACCTGGAAAAGATATAATGTAAACAATATTCAGTTGAAATTAAAAGCAGACGATATTGACGGAACTGTAAAAAGATTGAAAACGTATTGGAAAGATAATGCAGAACCGGGTTATCCATTCAGCTCTTATTTTATAGATAAACAATTTGCTAAAACTTTTGAAACGTATCAGAAACAGCAGACGCTTTTCACGATTTTGAACGCTATGGTTTTAATGGTGGCTTTACTTGGACTATTCGCTTTGTCATCATTAATGATCGAGCAAAAATTAAAAGATGTAGCGATCAAAAAAACTTTGGGCGCATCAGACGGAACTTTGATTGTAGGATTAACGAAACAATTCCTTTGGATTACCTTAATTGCTGTTCTGATAAGCATTCCAATCAGTTATTATCTAATGAATGAGTGGCTGAAAGATTTCGCTTACCGAATTGATATGCCGGTTTTACCATTCATTTTAAGTATGATTTTATTATTGATTTTAACTTTCGCAGTGGTGAGTATTAAAGCATATCAAGCGACAAAAGTGAATCTTGTAAAATACCTGAAATACGAATAATGTTGGAAGTTAGATGATGGAGGCTTGGTGTTTTTGAGAGCCTAACATTCACTTCCAGCTTCCATCATCCATCTTCCATCCAAAAATTTTCTATAATGAAAAAACTAGTCTTCATATTCATCATCAATCTTTTCCCGGCTCAACAGAGTTGGACGCTCAAAGAATGTCTCGATTACGCTTCGGCAAATCATCCGTTGGTAAAACAGGCAACAGTCAATATTCAGAAAAATGACCGACAGATTGCAGCTTCAAAAGGAATGTTGCTTCCATCTGTAAATGCGGGAGTGAATCACAGCTACAGTTTGGGTTCGTCAATTAATCAGTCGAGTAATCAGAGGGAAACACTTAATACACAATACGATCAGGTGATTGCTCAGGCAAATATTGAATTGTTTAACTGGAAAAATTATTTGAATATTTCATTGTCAAAACTCAATAAAAATGCGAGTACATATAAACTTAAACAGGCTCAGAATGAAGTAAAACTTAATGTAATTCAGAATTTTTTCACGTATCAAAACAGTAAAAGCTGGTTGGAGGTTTTAGAAACACAGATTGCAGGGATTGAAGAACAGATCAAACGCACTGAAAAAGAAGTGGAAATAGGAAGCCGTTCAAAAAGTGATATTTATGATATTAAAGCCAATTTGGGAACTTTACAGGAACAATGGGTTTCGGCAAAAAACCAACGAGATCTGGCAAAAATAAATCTTCTGAATGCACTGAATATTACACAGGATTCTATAGATTTTGTGATGGATGATAATGAATCTTTGGTTCAGGAAGATTTTAACACTGCTGATTTTGCCAATAAATTAATAGAAAATAATCCAGCTTATAAAACTGTCATTGCAGAGATTAAGGCACAGGAGAAAAATATTGATATTGAAAGATCTTACTATCTTCCAACATTGACCGGAAATTACAGCTGGTCAACTTTTTATAATAAATCT
Coding sequences within it:
- a CDS encoding ABC transporter ATP-binding protein, whose protein sequence is MINIQNLSKVYKTEDVQTNALNNVSLQIKEGEFVAIMGPSGCGKSTFLNILGLLDSASSGSYQFESTETIGTSEKKKSEIRKKNIGFIFQNFNLIDELTVYENIELPLIYNGVSSSERKKRVEEIMEKINIAHRAKHYPQQLSGGQQQRAAVARALVTKPKLILADEPTGNLDSSNGNEVMNLLAELHREGSTIAMVTHSSYDAGYASRIVNMKDGEIFSEEHSSQRKDVFEKADAKNFA
- a CDS encoding ABC transporter permease, translating into MLQNWLKIAFINYKKNWLSTIINLFGLTIGLTGFMLILMHWNDEESFEKWNPKKDDIYYFQTYYKKDNIYGGAISIPLAENALKRISEVQDYVLMSGSDIAYKMTTKNKTAYQEGGLAASENFFNLFPFKLVAGSYNDVFKNDNNIAISNVVAKNLFGKTEVAGETIKINKTDYIVTAVYELPKGNSQIKPDFIFKPAEQLKNDKESWGNFNYGGFFLLKKGADPRSFEKKFLDIIMLRAKINSKDAGMTPQQFIDTYGPTDSLLTPLDKIKLHAESTWFGNPDFKSLMILFTLSVLIVILSAINFINLKTAQASQRAKEIGVRKAIGSTKSSLVLQFLMETFLICFASYLLSLALTELLLPSLNKFYNKEIVMSDWRIYFYSFAMVALVTIVSGLIPALYLSNFKAIETLKGNFARSKNGVWLRNGILTLQLIISSFFIIGGLIVNQQVKHMMDKDLGFNGKQIFQINFNEDNNGKPWLKYERLRTEMAKIPGVESVSFAEAPPGTSNQSSSNMDYLNTSIQARHGSMDHNYLQFMGVKLLKGRWLDPKLSSDTINNALVNEAFLRKFGWTDEQAMKREVRPGFDNKAYHIVGITKDFNVRSLKSEVEPMIFFHYRETTWKRYNVNNIQLKLKADDIDGTVKRLKTYWKDNAEPGYPFSSYFIDKQFAKTFETYQKQQTLFTILNAMVLMVALLGLFALSSLMIEQKLKDVAIKKTLGASDGTLIVGLTKQFLWITLIAVLISIPISYYLMNEWLKDFAYRIDMPVLPFILSMILLLILTFAVVSIKAYQATKVNLVKYLKYE
- a CDS encoding TolC family protein, whose amino-acid sequence is MKKLVFIFIINLFPAQQSWTLKECLDYASANHPLVKQATVNIQKNDRQIAASKGMLLPSVNAGVNHSYSLGSSINQSSNQRETLNTQYDQVIAQANIELFNWKNYLNISLSKLNKNASTYKLKQAQNEVKLNVIQNFFTYQNSKSWLEVLETQIAGIEEQIKRTEKEVEIGSRSKSDIYDIKANLGTLQEQWVSAKNQRDLAKINLLNALNITQDSIDFVMDDNESLVQEDFNTADFANKLIENNPAYKTVIAEIKAQEKNIDIERSYYLPTLTGNYSWSTFYNKSLGNNSFSNTSFSDQFSQNKNQSISFGLNIPIFNKFQIKNNVEIAKLNVINSNYSKDLIINDLTKSINSIKAQFLNAQEKYSLLELNFENQKLSFQKSEEKYKEGLMDAYTFFVVRNNWLQANYNLISSKNDVNQQVELLKILQSEF